CTGCCGGATACACCTCCCTCCCCAAGACCTGATGGAACCGCCTCTGTTGTTGGACTTGTTGCACCCATGCCTATCGGTGCAAGACCTTCAGGGGCTATTGTGCCTGCAGGAGCCGTGCTGCCGGATACACCTCCCTCCCCAAGCCCTGATGGAACCGCCTCTGTTGTGGTAGTTAAAACAGTACTTGTTTGGGGCATACCTTCTAATAAACTCTGCGCAGGCCGTTCGGCCCCAGTCTTTTGTGTTACAATAATTCCTCTTGCACAAGATGTGAGTAGTATGATTATTAAAAATAAAAATATTTTTTTTAATTTATAACTTTTCATTGTTATCACTCCTTTTTTTATATATCACAAAAACATATCATTTTAAAGTAAACCGAAACTTTATCATATTAGGATATAACAATATTTTATGTATATCAAAAAAATATGGAGCTGAAGGGGATCGAACCCTCAACCTCTACAATGCCATTGTAGCGCTCTCCCAACTGAGCTACAGCCCCCCATTTACAAATAGTTTTATGCCTGATCAGTATTTCCTGATTTTCTTTTATCTTGCATGTTATTTATCTCTTCTTTCGCGATGATTATGTTCTGTTCAAGGTTATTCAACCTTTCGATAGATGAGGAAAAGATTTTTACATCGTTAATTCCTGATTTTGCAATTGTATAGAATTGTTCTCCCAGTTCAAAGAGAGCTTTATTATATTGTCTGGTGACTTCATACAATTTAAGTTTCTTTTTAAAGAAGTTCGTATACAGCAAAATTGTTTCTTTAAATTTTTCCATTATAACAATTATTTTATTCTTCAGATTTTCTTCATGCATATTGTTCTGTAATAACAGATATGCATATAGAAGTCAATATTTTCGAAGTCTTAAACATCAGGGTTTCAAATCCAACAGCTACGCATGATGCAGCAAATAAACTTAATCCAGGATACCTTACACAAACTCATCTAAGATAAAACCAGATTAGAAAAATAAAATGGGAGGCATGAACCTCCCATTTTTTATATCTTACCTTGTAATAAAAATGCTATAACAAAGGCGTATATAACAAGTGACTCTACCAGAGCAAGACCAATGATCATGGGCGTTACGATTTTGCCGGACGCACCAGGGTTTCTCGCAATACCATCAAGCGCAGAAGCGATTGATCTGCCCTGTCCAAGTGCACCGCCAAATGCAGCTATACCAATTCCAAGACCGCTTGCAAGAGCAAGTGCTGCATCCTTAAGACCTGTACCTTGCGGCTGCACAGTAGCACCAGCCTCTGCTGCAAGTGCGGGGATCGCTGTGATCATTAGCAGTACGATAGATGTAAATATTCGTTTAAACATGTTTTTTCCTCCTTTTATATTAATGTTCTTCTTCGTGTGCGACGGCAAGTGCTATGTATATGGCACTTAAAATAGAGAATACAAGTGCTTGAATAAAAGATACAAATATTCCAAGCATCATAAATATGATAGGAACCCCTACAGGCACGAGGTGCGAAAATATGTGTAGTGCCGTATGATCTCCGAGCATGTTTGCAAAGAGCCTGAGGGAAAGCGACAGCGGTCTAACAAGATTACTTATCAGTTCAACTACTATCATTATAGGTGCAAGTACCCAGACGGGTCCCATAAAATGTTTGAGATATTTTATGCCATGTGCTCTAAACCCAAAATAGTTGTAAGCAATAAACACAATAACAGCCATTGCAAAATTTGTGTGTAAGTTGTCGGTTGGAGGCACCATACCCGGAATCACCCCAAAAAGATTTGATATAAAGATAAATACAAATAACGTTCCAATCAAAGGCAGATACCTTTCCGGTTCTTCCGGTATTACAGATGCCGTAAAATTATAAAGAGCCTCATAGATCATATCAAATATAGAAAGTAGGGTAAATCCACCGTCAGGGACCTCAGGATAATTTCTTTTTTTTAATAATCTATAGGTAAACAAAGAGAATAATATAAGTATTATGCCTGAAATAAAGTATGTAATTACGTAATCATGTACTTTGTTTAATTCCGGTATAATGCTAAACCATGTTAATTGTTCATGCATTTTGCTCTCCCCCTATCATGGATATTATACCTGTGATAACAATACTAACGGGTGCTACTGTTATTCCTAATATGAATGGAATGACAGGTAATTTTATTGTTACGATGGATATATAAAGCGATGCAAGTAATAATGGATATTTTAAAAATATCAAAAGCCCGAAGAATAGCTTATTTTTATGCTTTAATAGTTTCGCTATGCCAAAACCAATCACGCCAATGTCTATTATGATGATCACAGCACCTATTAAGAATGATAGAAAATTGTGTTTATCATGAGAAAACACTACCCCGCCAGCTATAATAACAGCAGCACATACTGCGATCCATATTTTATAAATAAACGGTTTCATTTTTTATTAGCCCCTAAAAACTTAACCAGCTCTATCAACCTCATTACACTTGCCAGAAAGCCAAGTATAGTAAAAGCTATAGTAAACCACGGCGTTGTCTTAAGGTATTTATCAATATAATCTCCTATCAGTATACCTACTACTACAGAGAGTCCTGCCTCAATACTCAGAGAAAATACGGTGCCAACCTTTTTTAAATTAAATCCGAGCACGATAATATTGTTGCTAACACAATGATAAAAAACAAGTCAAATGAATTAAACGATATCAGTTTAATTGGAATGCTCTCTTATGAACTCATCGAGTTTTTTTGTGTCTTCTTGATGTTTTATAACTGCTTTTTTAGGTTTTTCCTGCTGTACCTGTTTCTCTGGTTCGGAATTTTTAGGTTGTTTTTCGGAAAGGAACTGTTTTTTAAGTTCCTCTGTCCTTTGCTTAATATCTTCTATTTTATGCCGGTTTTTGAGTGTTATCTCCAGAGCGTTATGCTGCAATCTGATTCTGATAAAATAGATCAGGGCTGCTATAATAATAATTAAAATAATAAATTTCAAAATTTTCAGCATTTTAATCTTTCCATTTCTCATACGCATAAGATGGAAGTTCTTTTATGAACCTTGATGGTTTTGTTATCATATTATCGTAGTTACCTCTTTCCGGCAAGGCTTCAGGATAGCAAAGATATAAAATATCTTTTGCACGGGTTATCGCAAC
This region of Deltaproteobacteria bacterium genomic DNA includes:
- the atpB gene encoding F0F1 ATP synthase subunit A, with product MHEQLTWFSIIPELNKVHDYVITYFISGIILILFSLFTYRLLKKRNYPEVPDGGFTLLSIFDMIYEALYNFTASVIPEEPERYLPLIGTLFVFIFISNLFGVIPGMVPPTDNLHTNFAMAVIVFIAYNYFGFRAHGIKYLKHFMGPVWVLAPIMIVVELISNLVRPLSLSLRLFANMLGDHTALHIFSHLVPVGVPIIFMMLGIFVSFIQALVFSILSAIYIALAVAHEEEH
- a CDS encoding ATP synthase F0 subunit C, with translation MFKRIFTSIVLLMITAIPALAAEAGATVQPQGTGLKDAALALASGLGIGIAAFGGALGQGRSIASALDGIARNPGASGKIVTPMIIGLALVESLVIYAFVIAFLLQGKI
- a CDS encoding AtpZ/AtpI family protein, with the translated sequence MLGFNLKKVGTVFSLSIEAGLSVVVGILIGDYIDKYLKTTPWFTIAFTILGFLASVMRLIELVKFLGANKK